Part of the Bacillota bacterium genome, TCCACCGGCAAGCGCAAGAGGAGGGGTGAGGCAATCAAGGCGGCGACCAGTATGATGCAGGATATAGCTCGCAACCAGAGCCACTCCTATCAAGGCGACGGGGGATCCGATCATGGATAGGAGGCGCATGGTGCCTACGGCACCCGGGCCGAATACCGTCCTTACCAGAAGAGTTACGGCGTTATCCAGCCTGTAGAGTTCGTTTTCAAAGAGATCCTCGGCGAGTTCAGTGAAGATGAAGAGGAATGAGAGTCCTAGGGTGAGGCCGGTGGCGATGAAAACGGCGAATTCCCACTCTGGCCTGAAGAAACGCTTGACCATGAGCTCCAGGTGATCCCGCACATCAATTAGCTGCTTCCGCACCGCGAGGAGAGTTCCGACATGTCTTGAGAGTATATACCCTACGATCAGCGCTACAGCGATTCCGATGGTTATGATCCCTGAATATCTTGCAAGGAACTGGGTTGCCGCAGGTCCCATGATCATAATGACTGCGGCCTCCAGGAAGAACCGCATTCCTCTCCCGAGGAGTGATGCCCATACAAGGGTGACTTTGCTTACACGAAAGACGCCGGAGGCGATGGTGAATACCTTGTAAGGTATCGGCGTCAGCGCAGCTATGAGTATGGCCCACCCTCCATACCGGGCGAACAATCCCTCAGTCTGGCGCGTTCGGGTCGTCCCTGCCAGGCGCTCCAGGAGAGGTCGACCCGCCGCCCCCCCGATTACATGGCCGAAAACCCCTCCGAGGGTTGAAAATACCGTGCACAGGAACGCATACCAGAGGGCAAGACCGGGTGACATCAGGCATAGTGGAATCAAGACCACGTCCGGCGGCACAGGGAAAAAGGATGCCTCTGCGAAGGCGACGACTGACAATCCGAGAATGCCATACTTTGTAAACATATCAGCGGAATGTGCAATGAAATCCAGTAAGGGCTGCCACAAGAATTATCACCCTAATCCATCCGCTCCGATTTCGGCCAGATGGCCATACGGACATTTCATTTCTAGTTT contains:
- a CDS encoding phosphatase PAP2 family protein, which produces MFTKYGILGLSVVAFAEASFFPVPPDVVLIPLCLMSPGLALWYAFLCTVFSTLGGVFGHVIGGAAGRPLLERLAGTTRTRQTEGLFARYGGWAILIAALTPIPYKVFTIASGVFRVSKVTLVWASLLGRGMRFFLEAAVIMIMGPAATQFLARYSGIITIGIAVALIVGYILSRHVGTLLAVRKQLIDVRDHLELMVKRFFRPEWEFAVFIATGLTLGLSFLFIFTELAEDLFENELYRLDNAVTLLVRTVFGPGAVGTMRLLSMIGSPVALIGVALVASYILHHTGRRLDCLTPPLALAGGVFLESFLKAIFQRPRPDYPRLVEASGFSFPSGHATVSTAVLGALVYLLLVNIKPGRGKLVKPVILLAGLLLILMIGASRVYLGVHYPSDVLAGFAIGGFWAICCIVSVQVFREIKR